Sequence from the Pirellulales bacterium genome:
GGGTACGACAGCCGGTAATGCGGCGCTGTTATCCGTTCTCCCTAAGCTGGGCGGCCTGGTCGCGTTGGTGCGGATCGTCGTCGCCTCGATGCCAGGCTTCGAGAGCTACGCCTGGCAGATTGCCCTGGTACTCGCGCTATTGACCATGACCCTGGGTAATGTCGTGGCCCTCTGGCAGGACAACATTCGTCGGTTGCTGGCCTACTCTGCGATCGCCCACGGTGGCTACATGCTCATGGGGTTGGCCGTCGGCTGTGCCGCGGTGAGCGATGTAACGGGCGTACGCGGTGCCGCCGGGTTCGATGGCATTGCCGCCATGCTCTTCTACATCGCCGTGTACGCATTGGCCACGACCGGCGCCTTCGCCGTGCTGGTTTACCTTGGGCATGACGACAAATCGTCGGACAGCGTGCAGGTGGACAACGTGGACGAGCTTGCCGGGCTGGGAAGCACCCATCCCTGGGCCGCACTCTCGATGGCTATTTTCATGTTCAGCCTGACCGGCATCCCGCCACTGGCGGGATTCTGGGGCAAGTTGAACTTGTTTGCCGGAACCCTTAGCATTCGGCCCATCGATGGCGACACCGGCGCCACGCGCAGCTGGTTCATCGCGTTGGCAATCGTGGGCGTGCTCAATGCCGCAATCTCGGCCGGCTACTACCTGCGGGTTGTGGCCGTAATGTATTTCCGCCCGGCCACGGCAGAATCCCGTTCGTCAGGCAATCCTGGTGCTGGCTTGGCCATGTTTGGCTGTGCGCTGCTGGTCGTTTTTGTCGGTTTGGTGCCCAATCCCCTCCAGCAGCGTGCCAACGAAGCCAGCCAATCGGCCCGCTTGCCCAGCATCGAGCCGGCCGTAGACGTCGCGACGCTGCGTCGTCAGGCACCCGACCACGCTATACGAAAGGTGACCGATCCGTCGGCGCGGCGAGCGTCCTCCACTCGCGACTCACTCGCCCAGGCCGTCGCGCCGTAGCGCTTTTGCGCCGCACGATGCTGTCTCTATCGTCCCTTAGGCCTGATGGATGGGCCTTCTCGATTGTGGCCCTGGAATCTGCACGCGCACCAGACACCACCGCGCCTTCCATCGCGCGCGTGCCGATCAACAGCCCGCGAGCCGTATGCCGTAGCGGCGGGTATAATCCGACTGCGCCATTCAACCGCCTGTTGACTGCCTCAGGAGGTTCTCCGCTGCAAATCCCAACCTTTATAGACGTGCTCGCTGCGCAGAAACGGTTGCGCCCTTACCTCGCCCCCACGCCGCTGTACAACTATCCGGCGCTCGACGAGTTGCTGGGGACCGAGGTGTTCGTCAAGCACGAGAACTATCAGCCGGTCGGCGCCTTCAAGGTGCGTGGCGGGGTGAATCTGATTTCTCAGCTCAGTCCCGATGAGCGCGCCCGCGGCGTGATCGCTGCCTCGACCGGCAACCACGGCCAGTCGGTCGCTTATGCTGCGAGATTATTCGGTGTCACGGCCCGCGTAGTGGTGCCCGCCCGAGCCAATCCGGGCAAGGTGGCGGCGATTCAGGGTATGGGGGCCGAAGTGATTTTCTGGGGCGAGAATTTCGATGCCGCGCGGTTGCACTGCGAGGCACTCGCCCACGAGCACGGTTATCGATACATTCATTCCGGTGACGAGCCGCTATTGATCGCGGGGGTGGCCACCGAGGTTTTGGAGATGCTCACCGAAGAGCCGGCGCTGGACGCGATCTTTGTCCCCGTTGGCGGCGGCAGTGGCGCCGCCGGCGCGGCGCTGGTCGCTGCTGCGATCAAGCCCAGCCTGCGCGTCGTGGGGGTGCAGGCGGATCGGGCGCCAGCCGCCTACCAATCCTGGCGGCAGCGCCGCATGGTCGAGGTGCCGAGCACGACCTGCGCCGAAGGGCTTTCGACGGGTGCCGGTTTCGCCTTGCCTCAGGCCATGCTCTGGGACCTGCTTAAAGAGTTCATGTTGGTCACTGACGAAGAAATTCGCCGCGCTATGGTGTGGATGGTGGAGCGTGCCCACACGCTAGCCGAAGGAGCCGCTGCCTCGTCATTGGCCGCCGCGTTTCGATTGCGGCACGAACTGGCCGGCAAGAAGGTCGGCCTGATATGCTCAGGCGGCAATACGTCGCTCGAGCAACTGCAGCAAGCGCTCGACGAGTGGTCGGCAAACTCCGTCAATCCTTGAAACACGCAACTTCTCCCCACATCGTGGAGTCATCCATGCGTCGCTTACGGATCGGTTACCCGCTGTTGGCATGTCTGACGCTGCTCGCAACCTGGCAATGGTCGAGTTGGCAATCATCGGCGTGGGCTGCCGTCGTCCCTGCCGGCGCCATCGACCGCATCGACACGATCGTGCGCGAGGGGTTGGAAAAGAAGATCGCTTCCTATGCCGTCGCCGTGGTAAAAGATGGCCGCCTTGTGCTCGCCCGCGGCTACGGCTTTGCCGACCTCGAAAACAGCGTGCCCGCCTCCGCCGAAACCATCTACCGATTGGGCTCGATCACCAAACAGTTCACGTCGCTAGCGATTCTGCAATTGGCCGAGGCAGGCAAGCTATCCGTCGACGACGAACTGACGAAGTTCCTCTCAGATTATCCGGTGCAGGGGCACAAAGTCACGATCCACCAGTTGCTCAATCACACGTCGGGCATCAAAGCCTATACCAGCCTTCCCAATTTCTTTCGCACGGCACGGCAGGATCTGTCGCACGAGGGCATGCTCGCGCTCTTTAAGGAACTGCCCTTCGATTTCGAGCCGGGCGAGAAGATGCAATACAACAATTCCGGCTATTATCTGCTGGGCCTAGTGATCGAAAAGGCCAGTGGCCAAAGCTATGCCGAGTATCTTGCCGACCACGTCTTCAAACCGCTGGGAATGCACGCCACGCGATACGGTGATATGCGACCACTGATCCCGCACCGGGCCCAAGGCTACAAACGATCTCTCGGTGAGCTGGTGAACGACGATCCGATCAGCATGAACGCTCCTGGCGCCGCGGGGGCACTCGTGTCGAACGTGCTCGATCTGGTGAAGTGGCACCAGGCGCTCGAAGCCGGCGACTTTCTTTCCTCGGCATCTTACGATGCCTTATACCGCCCCACTAAGCTGGCCGACGGTAAAGAGCAAAAATATGGCTACGGCTGGGGATTGGGCGAAATGTCCACCCATCGCAAGCTGAGCCACGGCGGCGGCATCAATGGCTTTTCGACTATGATTGCCCGCTACCCGGACGATCGCCTGGCGGTGATTGTCTTGTCAAATACCGCCGGTGCGCCCGCCAGCGGCATCGAAAGCCATATTGCGAAGGTAATGCTGGGTATCGAGGAGAAACCGGTGGTCGATCTGCCGGCCGACGAACAATTGCTCAAGCCGCTACTGGGCACGTACGAGTTGAACGAAGGAAAACTGCAGATCACGATGGAAGAGGGGAAACTGCAGGCACAATCGCCAGGTCAGCCGCGAGATCGTTTGAAATACCAGGGAGATCGGCAATTCGTTTCGACCTCTAACGACGACGTCCGCTTTACGTTTAAGCAGGCCGAGGGCAAGGTGACAAGCATCGATATCGAAGGCCCCGGCGGATCATCATCGGCCAAGCGTGTCGAGCCTTAGCCGCTGCGCTGATAAGCGTCGTGTATTGCTCCTGTAACCTCAGCCGCTGACGAACGCCCTATGGCCTTGCGAACTCTCGCCGCCGACCTGGTCCGGCTGTTCGACGCGGCAGCAGGCCCCGTGTTCGTTCTCGACGACAAGCGGCGGATCGTCTTTGTCAACGATGCCTGCGCCGCATGGACCGGTTGCTCGGCCAATGAGCTGGCGGGTCAGGAGTCGCGTTACCACTCCAGCGCCGAAGTCACGGGCCCCGCGGCCGTGGCCGCCGCTTTGGCCCCGCCCCCCGAGGTCTGGAACGGTCACCGCGCCAGCGCGATCGTTTCACTTGCCGGGCTCGACGGAGCGCTGATTCCTCGTCATGTCGACTTTGTACCACTGGGCACCGACGCGCTGGAGATGGTTGGCGTAGTGGCAATTGCTTCAGCCCGCATCGCGGACGCCGACGCGGTAGAAGCACTCGCCGGCAACCAGGCGACGAGAGAATCGTCAGCCCAAGAATTGCACGAACGCCTGGCTCGTTGGCGGCGCAAGCTGGCCGGCCGTTTCCACCTCGACCACCTGCTGGGCGACAGCGCCGCGATGCGCCAGGTGCGCAACCAGGTCGAGTTGGCCGCTGGCAGCGCGGCGAGTGTAACGGTCATCGGTCCGGCCGGGTGCGGGCGGCAGCACGTGGCCCGCGCGATTCATTATGGCCGCGCGGCGCAAGCGGCCGGTTCGCTAGTTCCATTGGTCTGTCCACTGTTGAGCGGCAGCCTGCTGGAATCGACCATCCGGGCCATGGCGCGCGCGAGCTCCTCGACCCCGACGGCGCGCCCGGCCACACTTTTGTTGTGCGAGGCGGATCAATTAGCCGCCGAAGCGCAAGAGCAACTGGCCCGCAGTATCGCGTCCGGTCTGAGCTTCCGCATTATCGCGACGGCGCGAGAGTCGTTGGCAACCTTGGCGGCGCAGGAGAAGTTTCGCCCCGATCTGGCCTGCGCCTTGTCGACGGTCGAGATCCGTTTAGTGCGATTGGTCGACAGGCTGGAGGACTTGCCGCTGGTGGCGCAGCGGTTTGTCGAAGAGCAGAACCGGCAGGGGGGCAAGCAACGGGCCGGCCTTTCGCCCGAGGCCATCGATCGGCTGATGATCTACACCTGGCCCGGCAATGTGGCGGAATTGGCCGAGGTTATCGCGGCGGCACATGCCCAAGCCGAGGGCCCCAGCATTGGTCCGGGCGACCTGCCGGCCAAGATCCAATTGGTGCTCGACGCGCTGGCCCGGCCGCGCAAGGTCGAACCGACGATCGTGCTCGAGCAGTTCCTGGCGCGCATCGAGGAAGAACTGATCCGCCGCGCTCTGGCCCGCGCCAAGGGGAACAAGACCAAGGCGGCCCGCCTGTTGGGCATGACCCGCCCGCGGCTGTACCGCCGTCTGGTGCAGTTGGGGCTGGAGAAGGATCCCGAGTAAGCGTGCCGCCCGCAGCGTGGATTAAGCCCGAGTGATGTGCTACGCTCGTACGCTTGGCGTGGACTTCGTCGGGGAAATTCCAAACGTTCGATGGGACGAGTTTGCAGGGCAATGACTGCACAAAATCAAGGTGACGTTCGCTGCCGCGGCGTGCGCGGCGCCACAACGGCCGACGGCAACACGCGGGAAGAGATCCTGCAGGCCACGCGCCAGCTGTTGGCGTTGATGATCCGCCAGAATGGCATCGAGCCGCACGATTTGGCGAGCGCCATCTTCAGCACGACGGTCGATCTCGACGCTGAGTTTCCGGCCCTCGCTGCTCGGCAGTTGGGTTGGCTCGACGTGGCCTTGCTTTGTACGCACGAGCTCGACGTGCCAGGCTCGTTGCGGAATTGCATTCGTGTGCTGCTGCACTGGAATACGACGAAGCCGCCAGGCGAACTCGCTCACGTATACGTCAAAGGGGCGAGCATCCTGCGGCCCGACCTGTCGCGCCTGCCGCCGGTCGATTGGGACGAACTGGAAACCTGGATCGACGAGGAACTCGCCAACCAGTCCAAGCATCGCGCCCCGCGCCCTCAATAGCGGCACGCGCCCGTCGTCGCGATTTCTCTCCCCGTCGGAAGCACGCGGATATGCAAGTCGAGTTGGCAGGAAAAACGGCGATTGTCACCGGCGGCGCCCAGGGAATCGGTCGGGCGATCGTCGCGCAACTGGCGGCCAACGGTGCCGCCGTGGCCATTATCGATTTGGTCACGGAAGCGGCCCGCGAGACGGTCGCAGCACTGACCGCCCAAGGGCAGCGTGTGGCCGCCTATGCGGCTGACGTGGCCGATGCCGCGGCGATGGGTTCCGTCGTCGCACAAGTTGTCGAACAGTTCGGTTCGGTAGACATCCTGGTCAACAACGCCGGCATCAACACGGTCAAAGATCGTCTGCCCATTCAGGAATACAGCCGCGAGGATTGGGACCGTATCCTGCGAGTCGACCTGACGGGCGTGTTTGTCGTCTCCCAAGCGGTGATTCCGCGGATGTTGGCGGTGGGCGCCGGCCGGATTATCAATATCGCCTCGGTAGCCGGCTTGGTCCCGTTGCGGTTGCAAAGCGCCTTCGTAGCAGCCAAGGCGGGTGTGGTGAACCTGACACGCTCAATGGCGCTCGAGCTTGCGCCGCGCGGCATTCTGGTCAACTGCATCGCCCCCGGCTCGATCATCACGCAGGGAACACGCGCGCTATTCTACGGCGCCGACGGTACCTACTCGGAACGGGCCGCCAGCCTGATTGCGCACATTCCCGTGGGCCGGCCAGGCACGCCCGAGGAAATTGCCCACGCCGCGCTGTTTCTCGCGGCCCCCGAGGCAAGCTACGTAAATGGTGCCGTGCTCACCGTCGACGGCGGTTGGACAGCCGGCTACCATCGCGAGTGGTAAACGTAACAAGGCTTTCCTGACGCCACTGTGAATCCCAATTCTTCAAAACCACGAATCACACGAATCGCACGAATGGAGCAAGCGGGTCACCTGTCGGGTTTTTCCTGCCGTCTTTCTTGTTCGTGTCATGCATGTGATTCGTGGTTGTAGTTGCCTTTCGTTCCGACATGGACTTTCAGCGGTGAACCGATGGCCGAAATCAAGCTTTATCAGGGCTACCCTCCTAGCACCGGGCGGATTCCAAAGCCCGACACGCCCGTGCAGCCCAATATCGTTACTGTGAAGGACGGTTGTCCGGTGAAGTATCCTGGCTGCGAAGGGATTGGAGTGCGCGTGGCGCATCCCTCGAACCCTCGGGCCCCGGCGCAGAGCTTTGGCCAGGTCGTGTTCTTCGTTCCACCTCACGCGGTGCTGAAACCAGGCAGCCACGAAAGTGAAGAAAGTTATTACATCCTGCGCGGGCGAGGTGTCATGACGCTGGCCGGCCGGCGCGTCGACGTCGAGCCCGGCATGTTCGTTCACTTGCCCCCTTGGTGCGAACATGGCATCGAGAATACCGGCGACGAAAGTCTCGACGTGCTGATCACCACCTCGCCGCCGCATCCGTAACGATTAGGAAAGATAGTTGGGCTCGTAACTCGCTATCTTACGCGGTCGTTCTGCCGTGTTTGGCCTTTCCAGACACAACGCATCTAGTTGCGAACACACGGGTGCCATGCCCACATCCTGTGTGGGCATGCGAACAGTTTTCGGGTCAGAGGCATGTCCATGCTTGGCGTGGAAATGGCA
This genomic interval carries:
- a CDS encoding threonine/serine dehydratase, with the translated sequence MLAAQKRLRPYLAPTPLYNYPALDELLGTEVFVKHENYQPVGAFKVRGGVNLISQLSPDERARGVIAASTGNHGQSVAYAARLFGVTARVVVPARANPGKVAAIQGMGAEVIFWGENFDAARLHCEALAHEHGYRYIHSGDEPLLIAGVATEVLEMLTEEPALDAIFVPVGGGSGAAGAALVAAAIKPSLRVVGVQADRAPAAYQSWRQRRMVEVPSTTCAEGLSTGAGFALPQAMLWDLLKEFMLVTDEEIRRAMVWMVERAHTLAEGAAASSLAAAFRLRHELAGKKVGLICSGGNTSLEQLQQALDEWSANSVNP
- a CDS encoding 3-oxoacyl-ACP reductase family protein — protein: MQVELAGKTAIVTGGAQGIGRAIVAQLAANGAAVAIIDLVTEAARETVAALTAQGQRVAAYAADVADAAAMGSVVAQVVEQFGSVDILVNNAGINTVKDRLPIQEYSREDWDRILRVDLTGVFVVSQAVIPRMLAVGAGRIINIASVAGLVPLRLQSAFVAAKAGVVNLTRSMALELAPRGILVNCIAPGSIITQGTRALFYGADGTYSERAASLIAHIPVGRPGTPEEIAHAALFLAAPEASYVNGAVLTVDGGWTAGYHREW
- a CDS encoding helix-turn-helix domain-containing protein, with the protein product MALRTLAADLVRLFDAAAGPVFVLDDKRRIVFVNDACAAWTGCSANELAGQESRYHSSAEVTGPAAVAAALAPPPEVWNGHRASAIVSLAGLDGALIPRHVDFVPLGTDALEMVGVVAIASARIADADAVEALAGNQATRESSAQELHERLARWRRKLAGRFHLDHLLGDSAAMRQVRNQVELAAGSAASVTVIGPAGCGRQHVARAIHYGRAAQAAGSLVPLVCPLLSGSLLESTIRAMARASSSTPTARPATLLLCEADQLAAEAQEQLARSIASGLSFRIIATARESLATLAAQEKFRPDLACALSTVEIRLVRLVDRLEDLPLVAQRFVEEQNRQGGKQRAGLSPEAIDRLMIYTWPGNVAELAEVIAAAHAQAEGPSIGPGDLPAKIQLVLDALARPRKVEPTIVLEQFLARIEEELIRRALARAKGNKTKAARLLGMTRPRLYRRLVQLGLEKDPE
- a CDS encoding NADH-quinone oxidoreductase subunit N; the protein is MSTETLYWLLPEMTLVIAATLIYIGGVFVPGRGLYTAIALGGLLLAGWTMYGQYAELVSPDMSTIDEALEPALVIPISDPLAVDMFSQYVRWLVWVVGLALILMAGRLAPSVQAPEYLGTLLLAIVGMMLVSSARELVLLFLGLELISIPTYILLYLGRRSVDSQEASAKYFYLSILSSAVMLYGFSFIYGVAGSTELSQLHATLASPDLTAGTRWLARLALVLVFAGLGFKVTTVPFHFYAPDVYQGTTAGNAALLSVLPKLGGLVALVRIVVASMPGFESYAWQIALVLALLTMTLGNVVALWQDNIRRLLAYSAIAHGGYMLMGLAVGCAAVSDVTGVRGAAGFDGIAAMLFYIAVYALATTGAFAVLVYLGHDDKSSDSVQVDNVDELAGLGSTHPWAALSMAIFMFSLTGIPPLAGFWGKLNLFAGTLSIRPIDGDTGATRSWFIALAIVGVLNAAISAGYYLRVVAVMYFRPATAESRSSGNPGAGLAMFGCALLVVFVGLVPNPLQQRANEASQSARLPSIEPAVDVATLRRQAPDHAIRKVTDPSARRASSTRDSLAQAVAP
- a CDS encoding serine hydrolase domain-containing protein, encoding MRRLRIGYPLLACLTLLATWQWSSWQSSAWAAVVPAGAIDRIDTIVREGLEKKIASYAVAVVKDGRLVLARGYGFADLENSVPASAETIYRLGSITKQFTSLAILQLAEAGKLSVDDELTKFLSDYPVQGHKVTIHQLLNHTSGIKAYTSLPNFFRTARQDLSHEGMLALFKELPFDFEPGEKMQYNNSGYYLLGLVIEKASGQSYAEYLADHVFKPLGMHATRYGDMRPLIPHRAQGYKRSLGELVNDDPISMNAPGAAGALVSNVLDLVKWHQALEAGDFLSSASYDALYRPTKLADGKEQKYGYGWGLGEMSTHRKLSHGGGINGFSTMIARYPDDRLAVIVLSNTAGAPASGIESHIAKVMLGIEEKPVVDLPADEQLLKPLLGTYELNEGKLQITMEEGKLQAQSPGQPRDRLKYQGDRQFVSTSNDDVRFTFKQAEGKVTSIDIEGPGGSSSAKRVEP
- a CDS encoding cupin domain-containing protein, which codes for MAEIKLYQGYPPSTGRIPKPDTPVQPNIVTVKDGCPVKYPGCEGIGVRVAHPSNPRAPAQSFGQVVFFVPPHAVLKPGSHESEESYYILRGRGVMTLAGRRVDVEPGMFVHLPPWCEHGIENTGDESLDVLITTSPPHP
- the aroH gene encoding chorismate mutase, with amino-acid sequence MTAQNQGDVRCRGVRGATTADGNTREEILQATRQLLALMIRQNGIEPHDLASAIFSTTVDLDAEFPALAARQLGWLDVALLCTHELDVPGSLRNCIRVLLHWNTTKPPGELAHVYVKGASILRPDLSRLPPVDWDELETWIDEELANQSKHRAPRPQ